The genomic segment GCGGAGGCCACGCCAGCTCCGGCTACAGCACCGTCGATGACGGCATCGTGCTCGACCTCTCCCCGATGCGCGGCATCTTCATCGACCCCGAGAACAAGGTCGCCCGCGTCGAGGCCGGTGTCCTGCTGGGTGAGCTCGACCACCAGTGCGCACCGTTCGGCCTGGCCGCTGTCGGCGGGACGAACTCCACGACCGGGGTCGCCGGCCTCTCCCTGCACGGCGGCTTCGGCTACCTGTCGCGCCGTCACGGCTATACCGCAGACACGGTGCGGTCCGTGCAGCTCGTCACCGCAGACGGACAGCTGCGCACGGCATCCCGAGACGTCAATCCCGACCTCTTCTGGGCCGTACGGGGCGCGGGCGCCAACTTCGGAGTCGCCGTGAGCTTCGAGTACGAGCTCTTCGACCTCGACCAGAACATCCAGGCGGGTGCCATCGCATTCCCGATCGATCGGGCCGCCGAGTTCTTCGGCCTGTTCAACGAGTGGGCGCCGACGACGCCCGACGACCTCTACAGCGAGGCGCTGGTGTGGTTCCAGCCAGGCGACGACGGCGAGCCCACCGACGTGCCCGTCGTCGCGCTGTCGATCGTCTACACCGGCTCGGGCGATCTCGACGAGATCCTCGCCCCGATCCGGGCGTTTGGCGGGCCGCTGTTCGACGACGTGGCGCCGACCACGTACCTCATCGTGCAGAAGCAGTACGACGAGACGATCCACCACGGCCTCAGCATGGTGCACACGTACGGTGTGCTGCCCGAGCTCACTCCCGAGCTGATCGACTCCACGATCGCCGGCTTCCTCGAGACGCCGTCGCGGAACACGCTCATCTCCTTCGGCTACTGGGGCGGTGCCATGGCGCGCCCCGCAACCGAGCCGAACGCGCTGGCCCGAGGCACCGCCCCCTGGCGTGCGGTATGCGAGACCATCTGGCCGGACGGTGGCGACGCCGAGGCGAACATCACCTGGTCGCGCGAATACTGGAACACGCTGCGGCCGCATTTCGCGGACGAGACCCAGTACCTCAACTACACGACATATGCCGATGAGGATGCGGTTCGCAAGGCATACGGCGAAGAGTCGTATGCCCGGCTCCGAGAGGTCAAGCGGAAGTACGACCCGACGAACTTCTTCCGCGTCAACTTCAACATCGTGCCATGAGCGCGGCAGGAGACCCGCGATGAAGCTCGTCGCTCTCGAAGAGCACATGGCGACGCCCGCCCTGCAGGATGCGTGGGGTGGACTGTCGATCACGAGCGCCGACGGCGATGACATCGCCGCACTGCTGAACGACATCGGGGAAGAGCGCCTGCGTCGCATGGATGACGAAGGCGTCGATGTGCAGGTGCTCTCGCTCGGTACACCGGGCATGCAGGATCTTGAGCCCCGGCTGGGGGTGGAACTGGCTCGCTCGACCAACGATGTGATCGCGGATGCCGTCGCCGCCCATCCCGATCGCTTCCAAGGGTTCGCAGCGCTGCCGGTCACGGATCCGGATGCCGCGGCCGCGGAGCTGCGTCGCGCGGTGAGCGAGCAGGGCCTCGTCGGCGCGCTTCTCAATGGTCGCGCGGCGGGCGACCGCATGCACGACCACGCGGCATTCGAGGGCATCTTCGCCACCGCGGCGGAGTTGCGGGTTCCGCTGTACCTGCACCCGCGGCAGCCGCACCCTGCGGTGGAATCGCTGTACTACCGCGGCGTACAGGCGGTCACCGAGGCGTTCGAAATCTGGGGGGTGGGCTGGTACTACGAGTCGGGCATCCAGCTCTTCCGCCTGATCTTCTCGGGCCTGTTCGACCGATATCCCGACCTGCAGGTGATCATCGGGCACTGGGGGGACGCCGCGGTGCTGCTCGCCGACCCGGTGTCGATGCCGGACCCTCTTCAACTCGGCCTGCGCAAGCCGATCGAGCGGTACCTGCGCGAGAACGTGTATGTCACCGGCAGCGGCATCCGCAGTCACCGCGCGCTCCGCTGGAGCATCGAGGCCGTGGGCGCCGATCGGGTGATGTTCGCCACGGATTATCCATGGGTCCGCGCTGATGGCGCGACCCGCAACGGCGGCGCCCGGCGGTTCCTCACGGAATCGGGACTGCCCGCCGACCAGATCGAGCTGATCGCTCACAAGAACTGGGATGCGCTGGTCTCCGGCATCCGTCGGTGATGATGCTGCCGTGAGAGGAGTCCACGAGATGGTCGGCTCGGTCGATCCACCCCCTCCCGTGCGGCTCGTGCTGGTCCACGGGTCGTGCCACGGCGCATGGTGCTGGGAAGAGGTGGTCGGTCCACTCCAGGAGCGCGGCTGGGTCGTCAGCGCGCCCGATCTGCCGTTCACCTCCTTCTTCGACGATGCGGAGGCCGTTCGCAGGGAGATCGCGGCGGCGAAGCATCGGGGGGAACGCGTCGTAGTGGTCGGCCACAGCTACGGCGGCGCCGTGATCACGCAGGGCGGTGAAGCGGCCGACCACCTGGTGATCTGCGCCGGTCCGCTTCCAGACATCGGCGAGATCGTCGACGATCCCCGGGCAGCGACGCCCGAGGTCACTCCGGCGGATGTGTTCCTGCCGGACGGCATGTTCACACTCGACCCCGTCCGCGCCGCGGCGGGCTTCTTCCATCGTTCCTCACCCGAGCAAGCCTGCCGCGCCGGGGAACGGATGCGTCCCATGCCTGCTGCATCCTTCGACGAGCGCCTGACGAAGGCCGCGTGGCGACATGTTCCGACAAGCTACATCGTCTGCGGCGACGACCGCGCGTTCGGCGCCTCATTCCAGCGCTCGCTGCTCGACCGCGTGCGTGATCACACGGAGTTCGACTGCGACCATTCGCTGTTCTACTCGGCCGCAGGCCCCCTGATCGATCGCCTGCACGACATCGCGACTGAGGTCGGGCAACGGCGCACCTCAAAAATAGCCGACCCGGAGCTTCCCGCTCCTGTCCGTACGAAAGGAGAACGAATGGACGCGCAAGAACAGTCTGATCGGCTGGAGCTGATGCACCTCGAAGCGAGCTACACGGTTCGATTCGACACGAAGGATGTCGAGGCCTGGGCCGATCTCTTCACGGAGGACGGCTCGTACACACCCGCGTACTTCGCCCGCACTCCGCACGATGTTCCGGTCGCCGGTCAGGGGCGCGAGGCTCTCATCGCATTCGCGAAGGCCTTTCCGGAGCGGACGCAGCACATCTTCGGCATCCCGTACTTCACGATCGAGGGCGACCGCGCGGCCGCCCGGATCCCGATGGTGTCGATCGGTGTCGGCGAGTACGGAACCCACCAGGCGTCCCAGCTGTACCACGGCTACTACGACGTGCAGTACAAGCGCACGCCTGCGGGGTGGCGGATCCACCGCCGGCAGAGCAATGTCATCACGCAGTCCGACTCCTACCAGGGCAGCGGTCCGGCCCCGGTCGATCCTGTGTCCCACGACTGACACACAGGCACGAAGAGGGGCCCACACCGTTCAGCGGTGGGGCCCCTCATCCATCAGCGCTCGATCATTCGAGATAGCCCGCGGTGGTTCCGCCGTCGATGGGGTAGACCAGACCATTCGTGTAGCTCGCCTCGTCGGAGAGCAGATGCGCCAGAACGGTCGCCACCTCGGACGCCTGTGCGAAGCGGCCCATCGGATTGCCCTTGGCGGCTTCCTTCCGTTCCTCCTCCGACACGCCCTCGAGAATGCGCTCGTGCATCGGCGTGATGATCCACCCCGGGGTCACGACGTTGCTGCGCACGCCGCGCGCGCCGAACTCCATCGCGAGCGACTTGATGAGACCCACCACACCGTGCTTGGCGGCGCAGTACGCCGACCAGTCCGGGTAGCCGTGCGTCCCGCAATCGCTGGCGACGGCGACGATGGAGGCCTTCCCGGCGTCGAGAAGGTGGGGCAGCGCCGCCCGGGCGGTCAGCATGACGCCGGTGAGGTTGATGTCGAGGCACCGCGTCCACTCGTCGACGCTCTGCTCGAGGAACGGCTTGATGACCTCGATACCGGCGCACGCCGCCACCGCATCCAGGCTGCCGAACGCCTCCACGCCAGCAGCAGTGGCCGCCGTGAGATCGTCGAGCGACGTCACATCTCCCGGGTAGGCGACAGCGGAGCCGCCCAACGTCACCTCGACGAGCGCTTTCGTCTCCTCCAGACCCGCGGCATTGAGGTCGAACAATGTGACGCGCGTGCCACGGCTCGCGAGTTCGAGGGCGGTCGCGCGCCCCATTCCTGATGCAGCTCCTGTGATGAAGGCGCTCCGGGGTGAGCTGGTGGACATCGGTGGTCCTTCCGTCAGATCTTCGCTTCGACGCGAGTCACGCCGTCGCGGGCGGGCTTCTCTTACTGTGCACTCCGCCGCGCCGGCGGGGTATCGCCAGACGGCGGATGACCCGCCGGGCAGTTTGGCCGTTCGGAGCGGTGTCGCTTTGCGCGTTTGTCCATCGTCCCTGTCCCTCGGCTGTCCTAGGTTTTTCCAGGACCACCCACCGGACCGACCACCCAGCGAACGAGGAGCCGATGATCAGCACGGATACGCTGAAAACCGCAAGGATCATCGACCTCTCGATGCCGGTCCCCGATGGCATGGAGGTGTATCCGGGCGAGCCGGTGCCACGGTTCCGGCCGATCTCCACTCATGAGGCCGACGGGTTCGAGATGTGGGAGCTGAAGCTCTTCAGCCACCTGGGAACCCACGTCGACGCGCCCGCGCATTTCATCCGCGGGGGCGACACCAGCGAGAAGCTCCCGCTCCGCTCGATGATCGGTCCCGTCGTCGTCCTCGACGTGACGGTCGACAGTCCGGGCGGTGTGATCGCCCACGAGGACATCGCCGCTCACGACGATCGAATCCGCGCCGCCGGACGAGTCATCCTGCGGACCGGCTGGGACGGGCTGGTCGGGACGGCGGACTACTGGGAGCCGTGGCCCCAGGTGTCCCCCGCGACCGCCGCTCACCTCGCCGAACTCGGGATCACGTTCCTCGGCCTTGACACGCCCGGCCCCTCACACACTCAGATGCACGAGGTGCACGAGGTGCTGCTCGAGGCGGGCTGCGTCATCGGCGAGAGTCTGGTCAACCTCCGCGAGCTGTCGGAGGACTCGTTCCTGATCTGCCTGCCCGTGAAGGTCGCGGGCGTGGATGCCGCGCCCGCGCGAATCGTGGCGATCGAGGCAGCGGCCGCTCCAGGTGGCCCCGCAATCGCTCAGCCCTCCTGAGGGACGCTCAGATCCGGCGCTGCGGCGAGCAGCGCAGCTGTGTACTCGTGTGCGGGATGGTCCAGCACCTGCCTCGTTGTGCCGCGCTCACACACCTCACCGCTGCGCATCACCAGTACACGGTCGGCAAGCGCCCTCACGACGCCGAGGTTGTGCGTGATGAACAGCATCGCCAATCCCTGCGCCCGCAACTCCGAAAGCAGCGTGACGATCGACGCCTGCACCGAGACATCCAGTGCGGACGTCACTTCATCGCACACGAGAAGCTGTGGCCGTGCCGCGAGGGCGCGCGCTATCGCGACGCGCTGCTTCTCGCCACCCGACAGCTCGTGCGGTCGTTTGCCGAGCGCAGTGCGGGACAGGTGCACACGGTCGAGCAGCTCCGCGCTCATCGCCGGCACCTGCGCACGACGCGCGATGCCGAACAGACGCAGCGGACGACCCAGGATCTGCTCCACCGTGTGGCTCGGGTTGAGCGATCGGTCGGGGTTCTGGAAGATCAGCTGGATGCGCTCACGGTCCGCACGAGTGCGCTTATCGGCATCGTCGGCCAGCCGCTCACCCGCCAACTCGATGCATCCTGCGGCGACCGGCATCAGCCCGGCGATCGCCCGGCCGGTCGTGGACTTGCCGCTTCCGCTCTCGCCCACGAGGGCGACGCACTCGCCCGAGCGGACATCGAAATCCACACCCTTGACGACCGGCGCCGATGCCCCGTAGCGCAGCTCGAGTTCTGATACGCGCAGCAGCGGAACGTCCGTCTCCGAGGCCGGGGGCGGGAGCTCTGACGCCTGGCCGAGCGTGTCCGCGCGCACGCGAGGCACTGCGCGGAGGAGCATCGCGGTGTAGGGGTGTGCGGGCCTGGCCACGAGCTCGGCCGTCCGCCCCTCCTCGACGATACGTCCGGATCTCATCACGGCGATGCGGTCGGAGATCTGCTCGACGACGGCCAGATCGTGCGAGATGTAGACGAATGCGACCCGCTCGGACCGAGCCAGGTCGCCGATGAGCTCCAGGACGCGTGCTTGGGTGGTCACATCGAGACCTGTCGTCGGCTCGTCGAGAACCACGACGGAGGGCCGCGTCGCCATTGCCATCGCAATGAGCAGCCGCTGCTGCTGCCCGCCGGACATCTGGAACGGATAGGCCCGGTGCACGCGGTCTGGCAGACCGACGCGCGTCGTGAGTTCGCGCGCGCGACGATCGGCCTCCGCGGGTTCGATGCCGTGGACGATCATGGTCTCTCGCAGTTGTGCGCCCGCCCGGGCACGCGGGAACAGCGATGTCGCCGCGTCCTGCGGCACGTAGGAGATCGAGCCCCCGCGCAGGCTCTGGAGGCGGGCCGGAGTCGCGGCGACCACATCGGTTCCGGCGACGATCGCACGGCCGCCGGCGATGCGCAGACCTGGCCGCGCGTGCCCGAGCAGGGCATGGGCGACGGCGGTCTTGCCTGAACCGGATTCGCCGACTATCGAGAACACCTCTCCCGCGTTCACCGCGAACGTCACACCGTGGACGATGGGGATGCCCGTCGTCGTCGATACCTGCAGGTTCTGCACGACGAGAGGCGCTGGGGCCTGTACGCCGCCCGGGGAGCGCGTCTCGAAGTCATCAATCATGTTCTCTTCCTTCACGAGCGACCGACCGACCGGGCGACGGCATCGGCGACCAGAGTCAGGCCGATGGTGAGGCATGCGATCGCGGCCGCGCACACGATCACCGGAAGCGGCTGGGTGGTGATGCCCATGCGGTTCTCACTGATCATGAGTCCCCAGTCGGCTGCCGGCGGGGCCTGCCCGAAGCCGAGGAAGCTGATGGCAGCCATGAGCATGATCGCCCACCCGAACCGCAGGCCGACGTCGGCCGCAATCAGCCCGCGGATGTTGGGAGCGATCTCCCTCAGGAGGATCGACGATGTACTCTCGCCACGCGCTCGCGCGGCGTCGACGTACTCTGTCCGAACGAGTCCGAGTGCCGCACCGCGGAAGATCTGCACGACGGCCGGCAGCTGGATGATCGCGACAGCCAGCAGGATCACGATCGGACCGCGGCCGAACGCCGCGATCACGATGAGGGCGAGCACGATCGCGGGAATCGCGTTCAGCACGGTGCTCGTCGCGCGCGCGCTGTGATCGAACGCTCTGCCGTTGCGGTATGCCGCCAGCAACGCGATCGGGATCGCGACGGCATACGCGACCGTCACGGCTACCAGCGCGAGGAGGATGAGCAGCCAGCCGCCGTGGAGAAAGCGGCTGAGCACATCACGGCCGAGGTAGTCCGTGCCGAGCAGGGCGCCCGCCCCGGGTGGCTGGAAGGGCGTACCCACGATCGTCGCGACACTGTGCGGGGCGAGCAGGGGACCGATCAGAGCGACCACGATGACGACCGACATGAGGCTCGCACCCATACGACCCGCAGTCGTGGATCCGATCGCGCGCACCGCTGCGCATGCGACCCCCGTTCGACGCATCGAGCGAGCGGCCTGCTCCGCGTCGGCGTTCTCGGAGCTTGCGGCGGGCACGGGGTGGTTCGTGTGCGGAGCCATGGTCATGCTTCCTTCGTGCGCGGTGTCGACGCAGCCTGCCGCCGGTTGGACGCGCGCAAGCGGGGATCCAATACCACTGCCACCGAGTCGGCGAGGAGATTGCCGACGACCAGCACCGCCGTGATCACCATCGCGCCCGCCAGCACGGTGGGTGTGTCGCGAGACGCGACAGCGTTCGTCATCGCGATGCCCAGTCCCGGGTATTGGAACAGCGTCTCCGTCACCACGACGCCGCCCACGAGCCATCCCGCGGTGAGCACCACGATGGCGATGATCGAGTTCAGAGCGCTCGGAACGGCGTGGCGCCACACGATGCGCCATCGCGGGATGCCGCGCAGGGTCGCCGCATGCACGAAGTCGGAGCTCAGGATGTCGATCATGGCGGCCCGGATCATGCGACTGCATTGAGCGACGGCAATGACGATCAGAGTTGTCACGGGAAGGGTGAGCGCGGGGAGCTGCTCCCAGAGGGGAATGCTGGAGTTCAGCAAGGAGGTGGCCGGGAGCAGGCCGAGGAGGTTCGTGAAGATCAGGATGAGAATCGTGCCGGCCACGAACTCCGGGATCGACGCCCACGCCAGTGCGCTCGAGGAGAGTGTCAGGTCCAGCCAGGAGTTCCGGCGCACCGCCGACACGACGCCCAGCAGGACGGCGAGAGGCACCATCACCGCGATGGCGATCCCGGCGAGCACCATCGAGTTGATCAGGTATGGTGCGAGCGTCGTCGAGATGGGGCGGCCGGTCAGGACCGACGATCCGAGGTCGCCGCGCACGACTCCAGAGAGCCACTCGAGGTAGAGCTCCCAGACCGGACGATCCAGCCCGTACTGCTCGCGAAGGATAGCGACGCGCTCGGGCGATGCGTCCTGGCCAAGAGACACCTGGACGGCGTCGCCGGGGATGACCGCGAGCCCGGCATAGAGCAGGACGCTGACGGCCAAGAGCGTCGCGAGAGCGGTCGCGGCTCTCTTGAGGATCGCCAGGCCGGTGAGGGACGGCGTCGCAGGACGGCCGCGGGCCACTCCCTCACGTGCACGGGGCTTCTCGAGTGCGACCATGTCTGCGTCCTCTGCTGTTGCGCGGCGGCCGATCGGGCGTTCGGTTGTCACACGAAGAGGGGATGCCGGGCATCGGCGCGAGGCATCCCCTCATGAGCGCGCTAGTGCGTCACGTAGACGTCGACGAAATCGAAGTCACCCAGCGGGAAGGAGGACGAAGCGCCGAATCCATGCACAGTGCTCCGCGCGCCGTCGAGGAAGTCCGGGTACACGGGGATGATGTAGCCGCCGCGCTCGTAGAGGATCCGCTGCGCTTCCATGAGCAACTGGTCGGCAGCGTCACGATCGGTCGTGCTCAGTGCCTCGTCATACAGCGCTCGCCACTCCGGGTCATCCCACTCGGTCTCGTTCTCGCCCGTTCCGACGGCCATCGCATAGTTGGCGCCGTAGTAGTAGAACAACGGCTGCCCCGACCAGTAGCTCGATCCGAACGGATTCTGGAGATACGACTCGCTCCAGTACTGGTCGCTGGGCAGCACCTCGAGATTGATGGTCACCCCACCTGCCGCCGCCTGCTCAGCCATGAGAGTCGACATGTCGCGGATCCCCGGGTAGATGTCTGACGTGTAGAGCGTCACCTCGAGGTCGTCGTAGCCGGCGTCGGCCAGGATCTTGGCCGCGGCCTCGGGGTCGTATTCTCTCTGCGGCACGTCAGCCGGGTACGTTGTCGCATCGTCGATGCCCGACAGATCGTTGCCGACGCGCGCGTATCCGTAGAACACGTTGTCGACGATCTGTTGGCGGTCGACGAGAAGACGCAGAGCCTCGCGCACGGCCGGGTCAGCGAAGTCGCCGGCGTTCGGGCCGGACGTGAACATGTACTGGACGAGGTGCGTGCCGCTCGGCGAGTCGATGGCCTCGAAGCCCGGCGTGTCCGCGATCGACTGGAACTGCGCCGGCGGCACGCCGGCGATCGCGTCGACTTGCCCACTCAGCAAGGCGTTGACCCGCGCTTGCGGGTCTGAGATGGAGAGGATGACGAGTTCATCGAGGTAGGGCTTGCCCTCGACGCGGTAATCCGGGTTCTTGACCAGGACGCTCTCCTGCCCGGGGACGAAGCGATCCAAGACGAAGGGGCCGGTTCCGACCGGGTCGTCGAAGTCTGTCGTGCCGTCCTTCACGATCCCGAAGTGGTAGTTGGACAGCACCTGATCGAAGTAGGAGTTCGGGCTGGCGAGGCTCACAGTGAACGTCAGGTCATCGATCTTGTCGATCGCCACCACGCTCGCGAGCAGACCCGAGACGACCGACCCCGAGTCCGGCGCCTGATGCATGCGCAGCGTGAAGACGGCGTCGTCGGCGCTCAGCGGCGTCCCGTCCGAGAATCTCACGCCGTCTTTCAGCGTGATCGTCCATTCTGTGGCGTCGGCGTTGGCCTCGAGGTGCTCGGCGAGGTAGGGTTGCACCCCCTTCTCGGGGTCCACCACCGTGAGGGGCTCGAAAATCTGGTGGATCCGCAGATAGTCGCTCGTCGTATTCGCCGTCAACGTGTCGTTCGACTCGAGATTGCCGTCGCCGAGGATCGCTACGCGCAGTGTCCCGCCCGCGCCCGGCTCGTTCGACGTCTCGGCTGAGTCGACCGAGCCGCCCCCCGAGCACGCCGCGAGAACGACCGACACGGCGACGGCGATGGCAGCAGCGGCCGCCCCCCGTGCGTGACGTGATCTGGATCGCCGCGATGTGGTGGCCAGGGGCATGGGTCCTCCGCTCGGAAGATCCGCGGACCCGGATTCGCCCGATCGTTCGGACGGGGACCGCGGCTGTGCGAGTCAGGATCGACGATCTGCGCGAGTCGGCGCATTGTGCAGGTGCCCATCAAATCGCGCGCGATTTCATCCGAACGGCCCGAGGCCCGTCCTCCCCGAGCTCCCGCGCCATGACGGCGCGGGAGCACTTCTTAGCCGAGAGGGTCGAGACCGAGATTCAGGCGTCCGGCGTCGGTGTGCAGGACATCCCACTGCGCGCCGATGTGCGTGCGGTACATGAGGGCATCCTGCTGAAGGCGGCCGAGCGTGGCACCGGCGAGCGCCGTCGATGACGTGCCGCCGGTGACGAAGGCCTGGTCGATCACCTTGCCCGCCAGCAGGGTGGCCTGGACGACTTGACCACGCAGACGCGCGTCGTCCGCCTTCGTGAAGACACCGCGTCCTTCCGCCCAATCGACCTTGCGTCGCTCGAGCTCGGCGAGCGCCGAGTCCAGCAGTGCGGCCGCGGAGTCGGTCATCGACATCAGCTCGCCATACCAGCGCTGGTAGAAGAACGACTGATTGCGGGGGCCACGCGGCGGGATGCTCGCGCCGCGAGCGAGCAGGCGCTCGTACTCGGCGAGAGCCGCCTGGGCGGCGCCGACCTGCGTCGCGGCGAACCCACCGGCGTAGGTCGTGTACGTGCGGCCGAGGTAGAGCGCGTCACCGTGAATCTCGAATCCAGGAGTCGACTCGCCTGTGCCGAAGTCACGCACGACGGCCAATTCGTCGGGGACGAACGCGTTGTCGATCGCGACCGTGTTGGACGCGGACGCGTGCATCCCCAGCGCGGCATCCTGGCCCCAGTCGTCGAGGACGGTGTAGTCCTCGCGGGGAACGAGGAACAGGTACGGGGTGCGCGACCCGTCTTCCTGCGTGGCGAAAGTGCCCGCGAGGAAGTGGGATCCCCACGTGCTGCCCGAACAGAAGTTCCATTTGCCCGAGATGCGGAAGCCACCGTCGGCGCGCTCGACACTCGACTCGGGGGGCGCGACACGCGACGCGGCGATGAACGGCGAAGCCGAGAACGCCGCCTCCTGCGCTGCGAGCGGGAAGTAGCTGCCCACGTCGTACTGGCTAGACGTCGCGGCGCTGAACGCCCAGGAGGCGCCCGGATCCGCGACCGCGATCTCTCGCACGACGCTGTAGAACGTCCGCAGTCCCAACTGCAGGCCACCGAACCGGCGCGGTCGCAGGATGTCGTACAGCTGCGCTTCGAGGAACGCCTCATGCACCGGCGCCGAGTAGGTGCCGATCCGTGCGTGTTCGGGCTGCAGCTCACGCAGCAGCGGCTGAAGAGCGCGGACACGGGCAACGAGCTCGTCAGCGGTGGGTGTGGGCGCGTGCGTGGCGATGTCGAGTACTTCGTTGCTCATTGCTCGTTGGTTCCTTCTCCTGGGCGGGCACGACGCAGTGCACGGGTCGCCGCCGCCGAGACGGGGTGGGCCGGGAGCCGGGTCTCTCCTCGCTCCGGCGTTCCCGCCACGGCGTCGGTGCGATTGCGTGGGTCTGCTGTGCTTTCGACGGTAAGCCGCCGAGCCCGCCGCAATGTTTCCGGCATGTTTCAGCCGAATGACCCTCGTGTTTCGAGGTATGCCCAGCGCTGCGCAGGTCAGCGGTCTCGGGCGATCGGCTCCTGCAGCATCCGGTCGATCTGCGCGACGATCTGCGCCACGTTCTGCAACGCCTCCGGACGCTCCAGGCGCACCTCGAACCACAGGCGATCGGCCGCCATGCGCGCGGTGATGAAACGCCCGCGCACCTCGTCAGGCAGCTCAGGCGGCACGGCCAGCCATCGAGTGAACCAGGACGTGGTCGGGCCCGAGAGCCGGTCCCGGTAGAGACGTTCGGCGAAGAGTCTCAGCTCCCACGGGAGCGCCGGCGCACCGACCAGGTGCGCGTACGCGCTGATGCGATCGGCGATCGGCGCGTCCTCCAGCGACCCACCGAGCGCGTCGCGCAGTTTGCCGCGCCACAGCTCGAGAACATGTTCG from the Microbacterium atlanticum genome contains:
- a CDS encoding ABC transporter permease gives rise to the protein MAPHTNHPVPAASSENADAEQAARSMRRTGVACAAVRAIGSTTAGRMGASLMSVVIVVALIGPLLAPHSVATIVGTPFQPPGAGALLGTDYLGRDVLSRFLHGGWLLILLALVAVTVAYAVAIPIALLAAYRNGRAFDHSARATSTVLNAIPAIVLALIVIAAFGRGPIVILLAVAIIQLPAVVQIFRGAALGLVRTEYVDAARARGESTSSILLREIAPNIRGLIAADVGLRFGWAIMLMAAISFLGFGQAPPAADWGLMISENRMGITTQPLPVIVCAAAIACLTIGLTLVADAVARSVGRS
- a CDS encoding FAD-binding oxidoreductase, producing the protein MNTAVSALTAVDFAPLRDALLPQKALFPGLSRPGSRVIVPADADYEIVRRVWSSHIDKRPIAIVQVTGVADVIATVNFARENGIPLAVRGGGHASSGYSTVDDGIVLDLSPMRGIFIDPENKVARVEAGVLLGELDHQCAPFGLAAVGGTNSTTGVAGLSLHGGFGYLSRRHGYTADTVRSVQLVTADGQLRTASRDVNPDLFWAVRGAGANFGVAVSFEYELFDLDQNIQAGAIAFPIDRAAEFFGLFNEWAPTTPDDLYSEALVWFQPGDDGEPTDVPVVALSIVYTGSGDLDEILAPIRAFGGPLFDDVAPTTYLIVQKQYDETIHHGLSMVHTYGVLPELTPELIDSTIAGFLETPSRNTLISFGYWGGAMARPATEPNALARGTAPWRAVCETIWPDGGDAEANITWSREYWNTLRPHFADETQYLNYTTYADEDAVRKAYGEESYARLREVKRKYDPTNFFRVNFNIVP
- a CDS encoding SDR family NAD(P)-dependent oxidoreductase, producing MSTSSPRSAFITGAASGMGRATALELASRGTRVTLFDLNAAGLEETKALVEVTLGGSAVAYPGDVTSLDDLTAATAAGVEAFGSLDAVAACAGIEVIKPFLEQSVDEWTRCLDINLTGVMLTARAALPHLLDAGKASIVAVASDCGTHGYPDWSAYCAAKHGVVGLIKSLAMEFGARGVRSNVVTPGWIITPMHERILEGVSEEERKEAAKGNPMGRFAQASEVATVLAHLLSDEASYTNGLVYPIDGGTTAGYLE
- a CDS encoding cyclase family protein, which produces MISTDTLKTARIIDLSMPVPDGMEVYPGEPVPRFRPISTHEADGFEMWELKLFSHLGTHVDAPAHFIRGGDTSEKLPLRSMIGPVVVLDVTVDSPGGVIAHEDIAAHDDRIRAAGRVILRTGWDGLVGTADYWEPWPQVSPATAAHLAELGITFLGLDTPGPSHTQMHEVHEVLLEAGCVIGESLVNLRELSEDSFLICLPVKVAGVDAAPARIVAIEAAAAPGGPAIAQPS
- a CDS encoding alpha/beta fold hydrolase, giving the protein MRGVHEMVGSVDPPPPVRLVLVHGSCHGAWCWEEVVGPLQERGWVVSAPDLPFTSFFDDAEAVRREIAAAKHRGERVVVVGHSYGGAVITQGGEAADHLVICAGPLPDIGEIVDDPRAATPEVTPADVFLPDGMFTLDPVRAAAGFFHRSSPEQACRAGERMRPMPAASFDERLTKAAWRHVPTSYIVCGDDRAFGASFQRSLLDRVRDHTEFDCDHSLFYSAAGPLIDRLHDIATEVGQRRTSKIADPELPAPVRTKGERMDAQEQSDRLELMHLEASYTVRFDTKDVEAWADLFTEDGSYTPAYFARTPHDVPVAGQGREALIAFAKAFPERTQHIFGIPYFTIEGDRAAARIPMVSIGVGEYGTHQASQLYHGYYDVQYKRTPAGWRIHRRQSNVITQSDSYQGSGPAPVDPVSHD
- a CDS encoding ABC transporter permease codes for the protein MVALEKPRAREGVARGRPATPSLTGLAILKRAATALATLLAVSVLLYAGLAVIPGDAVQVSLGQDASPERVAILREQYGLDRPVWELYLEWLSGVVRGDLGSSVLTGRPISTTLAPYLINSMVLAGIAIAVMVPLAVLLGVVSAVRRNSWLDLTLSSSALAWASIPEFVAGTILILIFTNLLGLLPATSLLNSSIPLWEQLPALTLPVTTLIVIAVAQCSRMIRAAMIDILSSDFVHAATLRGIPRWRIVWRHAVPSALNSIIAIVVLTAGWLVGGVVVTETLFQYPGLGIAMTNAVASRDTPTVLAGAMVITAVLVVGNLLADSVAVVLDPRLRASNRRQAASTPRTKEA
- a CDS encoding ATP-binding cassette domain-containing protein, whose protein sequence is MIDDFETRSPGGVQAPAPLVVQNLQVSTTTGIPIVHGVTFAVNAGEVFSIVGESGSGKTAVAHALLGHARPGLRIAGGRAIVAGTDVVAATPARLQSLRGGSISYVPQDAATSLFPRARAGAQLRETMIVHGIEPAEADRRARELTTRVGLPDRVHRAYPFQMSGGQQQRLLIAMAMATRPSVVVLDEPTTGLDVTTQARVLELIGDLARSERVAFVYISHDLAVVEQISDRIAVMRSGRIVEEGRTAELVARPAHPYTAMLLRAVPRVRADTLGQASELPPPASETDVPLLRVSELELRYGASAPVVKGVDFDVRSGECVALVGESGSGKSTTGRAIAGLMPVAAGCIELAGERLADDADKRTRADRERIQLIFQNPDRSLNPSHTVEQILGRPLRLFGIARRAQVPAMSAELLDRVHLSRTALGKRPHELSGGEKQRVAIARALAARPQLLVCDEVTSALDVSVQASIVTLLSELRAQGLAMLFITHNLGVVRALADRVLVMRSGEVCERGTTRQVLDHPAHEYTAALLAAAPDLSVPQEG
- a CDS encoding amidohydrolase family protein, which codes for MKLVALEEHMATPALQDAWGGLSITSADGDDIAALLNDIGEERLRRMDDEGVDVQVLSLGTPGMQDLEPRLGVELARSTNDVIADAVAAHPDRFQGFAALPVTDPDAAAAELRRAVSEQGLVGALLNGRAAGDRMHDHAAFEGIFATAAELRVPLYLHPRQPHPAVESLYYRGVQAVTEAFEIWGVGWYYESGIQLFRLIFSGLFDRYPDLQVIIGHWGDAAVLLADPVSMPDPLQLGLRKPIERYLRENVYVTGSGIRSHRALRWSIEAVGADRVMFATDYPWVRADGATRNGGARRFLTESGLPADQIELIAHKNWDALVSGIRR